In Arcanobacterium wilhelmae, the following are encoded in one genomic region:
- the pth gene encoding aminoacyl-tRNA hydrolase: MFAVVGLGNPGVKYEGTRHNAGHMVIEALAKRAGATLSAHKQTQTLQATTRIGVGPGRDGEQVVFATLMSYMNTSGGPTSSLLKYYNIPPENLIVVHDELDIDFGTLRLKRGGGEGGHNGLKSITASLGSKQYIRMRFGIGRPPGRQDPADYVLSRFAASQRPELEILIEEAADAVTDVIENGLEKATMRLHTR, translated from the coding sequence ATGTTTGCAGTGGTTGGCCTGGGTAATCCGGGCGTGAAGTATGAGGGTACGCGGCACAATGCGGGCCATATGGTGATCGAGGCGTTGGCGAAGCGTGCTGGGGCCACGCTTTCGGCGCACAAGCAGACCCAAACGTTGCAGGCCACCACCCGTATCGGCGTTGGCCCGGGCCGCGACGGTGAACAGGTGGTTTTCGCGACCCTCATGAGTTACATGAACACCTCGGGCGGCCCCACGTCTTCATTGCTCAAGTACTACAACATCCCGCCGGAGAATCTGATCGTGGTGCACGACGAGCTGGATATCGATTTCGGCACTCTCCGCTTGAAGCGTGGTGGCGGCGAGGGAGGCCATAACGGCCTGAAGTCGATCACGGCCTCGCTCGGCTCGAAGCAGTACATCCGTATGCGTTTCGGCATTGGCCGCCCGCCGGGCCGCCAGGATCCTGCCGATTATGTGCTGTCGCGTTTCGCGGCGTCCCAGCGGCCCGAGCTCGAGATCCTGATCGAAGAAGCAGCCGACGCTGTCACTGACGTGATCGAGAACGGCCTGGAGAAGGCCACGATGCGCCTCCACACCCGCTGA
- a CDS encoding 50S ribosomal protein L25/general stress protein Ctc produces MADRLTLVGEKRTEFGKGFARRMRVAGKVPAVVYGHGVDPLHVTLDYHETYMAVRGNANALISLELEGEKHLVLLKDKQVNPLSRKIEHLDLLRVNAKEKVEVEVPVVIEGEPFGDAVATVELMQILVKAPVIDIPEQIVVSVEGLEDGTTVRIADVKFPEDVETELDPEDPVVVVAVPQVDPELEAEAEANEAGDADAEPAAEAEGDAE; encoded by the coding sequence ATGGCAGATCGCCTCACGCTCGTTGGTGAGAAGCGCACTGAGTTTGGTAAGGGCTTCGCGCGTCGTATGCGCGTGGCTGGCAAGGTTCCGGCTGTTGTTTACGGTCACGGTGTGGATCCTCTTCACGTGACCCTCGATTACCACGAGACCTACATGGCTGTGCGCGGCAATGCGAACGCCCTGATCTCGCTGGAACTCGAGGGCGAGAAGCACCTCGTGCTTCTCAAGGACAAGCAGGTGAACCCGCTGTCGCGCAAGATCGAGCACCTTGATCTTCTTCGCGTGAATGCGAAGGAGAAGGTTGAGGTTGAAGTTCCGGTTGTTATCGAGGGCGAGCCCTTCGGCGACGCTGTGGCAACCGTTGAGCTCATGCAGATCCTGGTGAAGGCACCGGTGATCGATATTCCGGAGCAGATCGTGGTTTCGGTTGAGGGCCTCGAGGATGGCACCACCGTTCGTATCGCTGATGTAAAGTTCCCGGAGGATGTTGAGACCGAGCTGGATCCGGAGGATCCGGTTGTTGTGGTGGCTGTGCCGCAGGTTGATCCGGAGCTCGAGGCTGAGGCTGAGGCGAACGAGGCTGGCGACGCTGATGCCGAGCCGGCTGCTGAGGCTGAGGGCGACGCCGAGTGA